The window AGCTTAACAGGACCGGGTTTGCCAAAGTGCTTAAAAAATGGGATAAGAGATCGCATTCCCATCAGAAAGAGTTTTATCTCGCGACGGTAGTCTCTGTGCAACCGATTTTTACAAGCAATGAAGCATCGAAGTTGAATGACTTGACAACTGCTCTACTGGTGCAATTGGATGATATTAGTAAAGAAGACGTTATGGGCTACTATGCCTCAGATATGACAAGAAACAATTCAAATGCTGCAAACAAGTTCGcaccatcttcttcaaccacGTCCTTATCTCAAACCAACCTCTCAGCTCCAAAATCAGAGGCGGCACTCGACATCGACATAGAGATTGAGAAATGGTACATGGAGATAGTCAATATCTCCAAACTGAAAGATGATCACAGAAAATACTCTTTGCTAAAGGAGTTTTATTTGACAAAAATCAAAAGTGCTATAGATGATGCAATCCCACAGAGCAGAATTGATAAAAGTGTGATTCTGAACGACTATCTGACAAAACTTTTCCTTCTACTGGTTGGAAATAGTGCGGTTGATGATATTTCACTTCATGTCTTTTATACAAGCACAAGAAATAATGTTGATTTATCGTACTGTGATGAAAATGACCTTGTATTTTCTAGGAGAAATGTGTTCCACGAAGCCGCTAATTGTGCTTCCCAATCACGCATCTTCATTTTGCGCGAAGCACTGCTAATGATTACAACAGCTCATCCAAGCCAATATTCTTTCCTAACAAAGGAtatattgaagaatctaCTGAACGCTCAAGATTTGTACCTGCGAACTCCCCTTCATTACGCCGCTGAGCTAGGAAAATTAGAATTTGTCCAATTGTTAATATCTTCCGGGCTCTTAGACTCAGTTGATGTTCTTGACAATCAATCACATACGCCATTGGTGCTAGCAATAAAGGAGAACCATATTGAAGTAGTTCGCGAACTATTGGTTAACGGAAAAGCTGCTGCTTTCCCCCAAAACCATGAATCTTCGAAACCACagtttcttcctctgatCATTGCGTGTTACCATAACAACTACGAGGCTGCTGATTTGATCCTGCAGCAGGGTGATGCAAGTGTTACTGACATCTACGACGCAGAAGGACTTGGTACATTACACATTGTTGCCAAAGAAGGGGGCGATGCACAATTGATAGACTTGCTGATAAAACATGGGGCCGACCCTGACGAAGTAGACAATTTTAATGAGTGGACTCCTATCTTCTACGCTGTACAAGAGGGTCACGCAGATACAGTCAGAGAACTATTAAAATATGGAGCTAGATTAGATATCACAGATGAAAATGGCTTGGGACCTTTATATTATGCCATCTGGGAGACTCACGTTGATGTAATCAATGTAATCAGGGAAAATTTAAGAACCATGGACGACAAAGTTCaccaaagaatgaaaaatcCTGTCACGATATCAAGGTCAATGAGCCCTACCAACTCACTACAGGATATCCCCGATTTTGCTTTACCGCCCCCAATAATTCCTCTTCGAAAGTATGGTCACAATTTCCTGGAGAAAAAGATATTTGTGAAGCTTGTCATGAAGCCCGGAAATGCATCAATTCAGCTACAaaaggatgatgaaatgATTCTTTCCTCACCTGGCAGAATTACTTTAACTTCAAATTTGGCAGATATAGTTCCAAGAAACATCATTCTGCCGATTGCTGATGAGGAGGAGCGGGATGTTGTCTTCCAGATTGATTCACTCAAAGAATTTtccattgattttgaagttttCCCAGCTTTTGGTACAAGAATGATTGCGAAGACCACGGCAATGCCAGCGGCTTTCAACTCAAAAATGGTCAACGGAATCTCATCGATTTCTCTACCGTTATTCGATTCTAGGTTGACCAATGTTGGGACTTTATCCTTCGACTGCCAGGTAATTATGCCCTATGTTGGTAGAGCACTTGAAGTCACGAAGTATGAACCATACTGGAAATCCACCATTGGTGCTGACGTCGATTTGAGTAAGGACGGTCACCAAATTAtcacttcttcatcgttaTCTGGTAGTTTTGTGAGTGTCATTGTGTATCCACTAAAGGACGGTACCATTGTTGTAGCCCCGTTGCCATACGTTACCATAAACAATGTCAACATATTTCTCAGCGATTTAACCAAAAACCAATTAGAAAATTTAATTGGTCtcaagattgaagaaatccCACAGATTGATGACGAAgtgagcttgaaaaatataTTGGCCTCGAATATTTTAGCTTTCGATGTCCTTTTGGATTCCATTCCACTATCTATTCAATTGGACATCCAGGTTTGCTTCCCAACCATATTAGAGATGGAAGCAATCCCCGTGAACATCAGTCCTTTTGTCGACATTAACCAGTTTATCGATCAAGTGTTAAACTTCACTTTTGAACACGTCAGAAAGTTGCGTCACTCCGGCCAAACATTGCGTCCAATTGTATTTAGCTCATGCAATTGGCAAGCCTGTACCATCCTTAATTGGAAACAGCCTAGTTTTCCAGTGCTTCTCCACATGAATGATTTGAGAGTGGTGAATGATCGATTTATCAGAGATACACCTCACAACTTGAGAGACTTGGCCGTAGATCAGAGCAAGATTACTTTCAACGATGACCGATCAAAGTGCTTACATGAGATTGTTTCCTTCGTTGCTAACAACAATCTGCTTGGAATCATTTTCCCGTACGATTTGCTGATGATTTGCAGACCATTAATATCAGCCATTCGTGGTCATGGATTGTTACTTATTGGCTCTTGCCCTACAAGCAACGATGCAATACTAAACGACAACAGCATCAACGGAATTCTTCAGGGACGTGAACTTAACTTCACTAAAAGTGTTGAAATGTAATGCATAATTCATAATTAAGTAGTGCTCTTTTACATAGTAACGAGAAATTTATGATagatgattttgaaagtATTTTTTAATCTGATCGTTGAGTGAATAATCAATTGCCTTCAAGCCCTTTGAGTCTTCTAATTGATCATTTGCATCGTATTTGTTCACTAACATCACAGCGATATCGCCATGACCTTCTGCCAACGCATGGAATAGAGGGGTCCAACCATTGATATCCACTGCATTAACTGGACTTTTTTTTTCGCACAGTAGCTCCACCAATACTGGTGATCCTGAGGCAGCTGCCCTATGCAAAGGTAACTGTAGTTTCTTGTCCTTTATTCTTACAGAGGCTCCATGGCGAAGTAAAAACTCGCAAACGTTGATGTGCCTCTTGGAGACAGCTAAGTGAAGAGCTGTAACACCCTGATTTGTCTGCAGATTCAAGTCTGGCTTAACCATTCTATCGTAAAGTTCACCGACTATATCTATATCACCAACAGCACAAGCTATATGGAAAGGTGTCCATCCAGATTCATCTGGGTAATCGTCAAGCTGTGCTTCTTTCATATAGGATAGGATGTAGAGGATAATTTCTTTATGATTGAATGAAACTGCCCAATGTAAGGGGATCCGCCCATCTGCATCTCTTTGGAATAGGTTTTGAGCAGAATCTTCGACTGACTCCTGGACCTTCCTTAGATCATTATTCATGCATGCATCAGTTAATGACTGGCTCATTGCTGAGGTTTTCTTGTATGGCTCTAAAACCTCTTTGGGTTAGACGAAAGTAAGGAAGGGACTTGAAAGAGCATTCGCTTCTGCAAGGTAAACGAACAAAGATTAAGCGAAGAACCAAATAACAGGTTGAGAGGTAGACTAGAATTGCTAGCAGTATATATATGTCCTTTCAAGTGTGCTCTAGCTGACCTACGAGAGGAGGAAACAGTTGGTTACAAAGAAATACGAGCGAATCAAGCAATGGCTAATTGGACTTTGCTCTAGTTAGAATACTAGCTTCAAAGGGTGGAATTTAGTTCCATCGGCGGTTCCATGATCGGTTCACGACTCCATTGGAGAGGACAATCGATTTTCCAGGTGTCAATTTACCTGAGTGGCCTAGGTGTTCAATTAGTTGTATCGTTTTGAATCAGAGAATAAAGGAAGTATTTTCAATCTGTCAGATACCTTAAAGTCATTTTTGCATTAAGGTTATCTCAACAATTCCTAAACCCTAGAAATAGTACTTCTAATGAGCCTTACTggagattgaaaaattaccTAGTATTAATACTATTCCTCAAGAGGAGCAGACAGCAGAATTCAACAGTTTGGATTGTATTCGAGAGGAATTTAGTGGGAATTAATAATCTGTTTCAAGACATAAAGAGCCTGTCTTTTTATTACCGAAGAGAAGTGCTTCGAATGAGATATCTCAAGGAAGACGATTTAACCGAACGGCCATGACATTATTATCATTAATAAAGGTTAATACAAAAGCTTTCCATGAGCACTGACAATAGCTTGGTAACGATCGTGGACTCTGGAGAAATAAACTAATAAGCTTCGGGTTCTTAAGTTCTGTACCTTCTCAAACAAAAGCTCAGGCCATAATCGAAAGCTGATACTGATGTCTGCCATATATTAAAAGCCATACAAAGAGATTAAGGATAAATCTTTCGACCTCATAGTAAAACCAAACGTCGTACAGATAATGCGTAACTATTAGAGTATATTAGAGACACAAAACAttgcaaatccaaaaaACAACTAGTGAGAAGCCCTGGAATGAGATAATCGGGAAGAACTATATTTCGTCTTTTCAATTAATATCgcgatcttgaaagaaaagacTGATTAATGAAAAAACCAGCAATCAACTCCCATGTACCACCTGGAGCCAATCGCACACCCTATACCACTCAATGGCTACTAAACTAACCATACTGAACTCTTTAGCTTTATTATGGTGACTatatcacgtgacttttTTACAAGAACCTTTAAAGGTGGCAAAGAACTTCAACTATAAGATGAATAACATTAAGAATTAAAGAGCAAGACTGAACAGCTATGAGTAGATCTGCTGGTGATTTCCAAAGGTTTGCTAGAGCATTCCAACAACAATTGTCAAAAGTTCAGGCGGGAGGACCTAACGGTGGTCCTCGTGGAAGTCCTGGCCGTGGTGCGTTTGCCGGTGCTGGTGGACTTATTCTACTAGGTGGTGCAGCTTTGTTCCTAAACTCTGCACTTTTTAACGTTGATGGTGGTCATAGAGCCATCGTCTACTCACGCATAGGTGGTGTCTCTTCGAGAATTTATAATGAAGGTACTCATGTTATCATCCCTTGGTTAGAAACTCCAGTAGTATATGATGTGAGAGCCAAACCACGTAATGTGGCTTCTTTAACTGGTACTAAGGATTTGCAGATGGTCAATATTACTTGTAGAGTGCTATCTCGCCCTAACGTGGAACAATTGCCCACCATTTACCGTACTTTGGGTCAGGATTACGGTGAAAGAGTTTTGCCATCTATTGTGaatgaagttttgaaggCTGTGGTTGCCCAATTCAACGCATCGCAACTGATTACGCAGAGAGAGAAGGTTTCACGCTTAATCCGTGAGAATTTAGTGCGTCGTGCCAGTAATTTCAGCATCTTACTAGATGACGTCTCCATCACCTATATGACCTTTTCTCCAGAGTTCACTAACGCCGTTGAGGCCAAGCAAATCGCACAACAGGACGCTCAAAGAGCAGCTTTTGTCGTGGACAAGGCCAGACAGGAGAAACAAGGAATGGTGGTCAAAGCACAGGGTGAAGCGAAATCTGCTGAACTTATCGGTGAGGCTATTAAGAAATCCAAGGACTACGTCGAGCTAAAAAGACTAGACACTGCAAGAGAGATCGCTCAAATTCTGGCCCGTTCTCCAAACAGAGTCATTCTTGACAACGAAGCACTACTATTGAACACAGTCGTCGACGCAAGATTCAAGAACTAAGATGATCATTCAACCTCCACTCCTGTGAATacaaattttttttctctcGCTATTCCCTATATATGTTTATGTGAAACATTCCATGGTATTAAACATTATCCTTTTCCAATATTCCCTTATCaatcatcctcatcctcatcctcatcagagTTTTGTTGGTGTTTTGTAGCAAAATTCAACTTCGTGGGATTAGATTTAGCCACAAACAACTTGGCCTTGTGTTGAGTCAGTTTCTGTGAACAAGGCGAAAGAAGACTATCTGTGGGAGAAGCAAACTTGTGTCTAATCCTCAATTTCTGAACTTTGGCTACCCCATCACCACTACCACGTTTCTTACAAATCGCCCGGTGCAAAGAGCTTTTGGATCGCAACATTTCTAGTCGACTCTTCACCTGCTCATCGCCAGCTTGTAAaaccttcttttccatcGTATCCTTCATTGCTCCACCACTCATCACTGTTCAATTAATCTCGACCAGTATCAACCTTCTTTGTAGCTTGTagatcaatgaatttgtGCTTTTGGATCGTATTCTTCCAGCTTCTTGTTGACATTTATCCTATTTGAGTAAAGATATTGGTCTCGAGCGTTCTTGCGGACACTGCGAATTTTCCAAAATGAAATCTGAACAAAACAGGAGCAGGTTGAACGTTTAAGAGGCACCAAACAGACGATAAGGGACCTGTTTGGAGCTATTGAGGTTTATTAAAAGGTCTGTTATTATTGCAAGATGAACGTTTTCAAAAAAAAACTGAAAGAGCTTGTTTATTCGTTAAGTACTGAGGATCATTATGCTGAGTACGATCCAAACGCGGATCCAGGGTTCAACATGGGTCGTAGAGTAAACCAAGGGAACCCAGTGAGTGCTTCAAGGGTACATTTGAACAGTGTGGATGAGTTGGgagatgaagagatgaatATTGGATTGGAAAATGGTAATCAGGAAATTaatatcgatgaatttgagaATACGGATAAGGAGGGGGTGTCAGAGGTTTTACTGGCATGGAGACATATTGATTCGTGGACAACAGAACACAATCCGGATTTGAATGCGACTTTAGGGGATCCTTGTACACATAATGATATCACACACGCAGAGGAAGATTTGGCTATCGCTTTCCCAGCAGCAGTCAGAGTCTCCTTGAGGATTCATGATGGACAAGAGGATCTTGAGTCTATGACTGGTGTCTCTGGGTTGATCTATGggttgcaattgatgacTCTGGATCAGGTTGTTGAGATGACAGAGAAATGGAGAAGCGTCGCGAAGAATTTGAGTAGAATGCCTCAACCAGATGCAACGATGTCTCCTTCGACAACCAACTCTGCAGAAGAGGCTAAGAGAAGACAGTTCAAGTTACCACATATCCCAGAGCAGAAATCTCTACCTCCAAACGCGATACAGCCCGTTTACGCGCATCCAGCATGGATTCCACTGCTAACGGATAATGCAGGAAATCATGTCGGTGTTGATTTGGCACCAGGTCCAGAGGGCGAGTACGCGCAAGTGATAATCTTTGGCAGAGATTTTGACACCAAATATGTCGTCGCAAAGAACTGGGGGGAT of the Torulaspora delbrueckii CBS 1146 chromosome 7, complete genome genome contains:
- the NAS6 gene encoding Nas6p (similar to Saccharomyces cerevisiae NAS6 (YGR232W); ancestral locus Anc_5.97) — its product is MSQSLTDACMNNDLRKVQESVEDSAQNLFQRDADGRIPLHWAVSFNHKEIILYILSYMKEAQLDDYPDESGWTPFHIACAVGDIDIVGELYDRMVKPDLNLQTNQGVTALHLAVSKRHINVCEFLLRHGASVRIKDKKLQLPLHRAAASGSPVLVELLCEKKSPVNAVDINGWTPLFHALAEGHGDIAVMLVNKYDANDQLEDSKGLKAIDYSLNDQIKKYFQNHLS
- the PHB2 gene encoding prohibitin subunit PHB2 (similar to Saccharomyces cerevisiae PHB2 (YGR231C); ancestral locus Anc_5.98), coding for MSRSAGDFQRFARAFQQQLSKVQAGGPNGGPRGSPGRGAFAGAGGLILLGGAALFLNSALFNVDGGHRAIVYSRIGGVSSRIYNEGTHVIIPWLETPVVYDVRAKPRNVASLTGTKDLQMVNITCRVLSRPNVEQLPTIYRTLGQDYGERVLPSIVNEVLKAVVAQFNASQLITQREKVSRLIRENLVRRASNFSILLDDVSITYMTFSPEFTNAVEAKQIAQQDAQRAAFVVDKARQEKQGMVVKAQGEAKSAELIGEAIKKSKDYVELKRLDTAREIAQILARSPNRVILDNEALLLNTVVDARFKN
- the BNS1 gene encoding Bns1p (similar to Saccharomyces cerevisiae BNS1 (YGR230W) and SPO12 (YHR152W); ancestral locus Anc_5.99) codes for the protein MSGGAMKDTMEKKVLQAGDEQVKSRLEMLRSKSSLHRAICKKRGSGDGVAKVQKLRIRHKFASPTDSLLSPCSQKLTQHKAKLFVAKSNPTKLNFATKHQQNSDEDEDEDD
- the SMI1 gene encoding Smi1p (similar to Saccharomyces cerevisiae SMI1 (YGR229C); ancestral locus Anc_5.100): MNVFKKKLKELVYSLSTEDHYAEYDPNADPGFNMGRRVNQGNPVSASRVHLNSVDELGDEEMNIGLENGNQEINIDEFENTDKEGVSEVLLAWRHIDSWTTEHNPDLNATLGDPCTHNDITHAEEDLAIAFPAAVRVSLRIHDGQEDLESMTGVSGLIYGLQLMTLDQVVEMTEKWRSVAKNLSRMPQPDATMSPSTTNSAEEAKRRQFKLPHIPEQKSLPPNAIQPVYAHPAWIPLLTDNAGNHVGVDLAPGPEGEYAQVIIFGRDFDTKYVVAKNWGDFLLDFANDLEAGNWYLIDDNDDYFSGDGELVFRDKKSNGPVQDYLEVLKKRALIKSQESTKNSENVESVSPFNTKDKTQISKTVLTDDNSTEEDIITTRDLPESELNQKTEAKAPVEEQKLVKEQEDAEKDRKIEKIKEVASSVETGKASEEQVKSDEKGDSTSTSQDRSNADESAQKTDDTKVESLKEEFKNVEL
- the PHO81 gene encoding Pho81p (similar to Saccharomyces cerevisiae PHO81 (YGR233C); ancestral locus Anc_5.96), giving the protein MKFGKYLEARQLELPEYNSHFIDYKALKKLIKQLAVPLAQTSSNDHLSLDDLNEETVYQRLQENKASFFFKLERELEKVNSHFLEKESDLKIICDILQTKFESYRERGQLASKKSVSYRNIHSGLRKFQRDLSNLEQYIELNRTGFAKVLKKWDKRSHSHQKEFYLATVVSVQPIFTSNEASKLNDLTTALLVQLDDISKEDVMGYYASDMTRNNSNAANKFAPSSSTTSLSQTNLSAPKSEAALDIDIEIEKWYMEIVNISKLKDDHRKYSLLKEFYLTKIKSAIDDAIPQSRIDKSVILNDYLTKLFLLLVGNSAVDDISLHVFYTSTRNNVDLSYCDENDLVFSRRNVFHEAANCASQSRIFILREALLMITTAHPSQYSFLTKDILKNLLNAQDLYLRTPLHYAAELGKLEFVQLLISSGLLDSVDVLDNQSHTPLVLAIKENHIEVVRELLVNGKAAAFPQNHESSKPQFLPLIIACYHNNYEAADLILQQGDASVTDIYDAEGLGTLHIVAKEGGDAQLIDLLIKHGADPDEVDNFNEWTPIFYAVQEGHADTVRELLKYGARLDITDENGLGPLYYAIWETHVDVINVIRENLRTMDDKVHQRMKNPVTISRSMSPTNSLQDIPDFALPPPIIPLRKYGHNFLEKKIFVKLVMKPGNASIQLQKDDEMILSSPGRITLTSNLADIVPRNIILPIADEEERDVVFQIDSLKEFSIDFEVFPAFGTRMIAKTTAMPAAFNSKMVNGISSISLPLFDSRLTNVGTLSFDCQVIMPYVGRALEVTKYEPYWKSTIGADVDLSKDGHQIITSSSLSGSFVSVIVYPLKDGTIVVAPLPYVTINNVNIFLSDLTKNQLENLIGLKIEEIPQIDDEVSLKNILASNILAFDVLLDSIPLSIQLDIQVCFPTILEMEAIPVNISPFVDINQFIDQVLNFTFEHVRKLRHSGQTLRPIVFSSCNWQACTILNWKQPSFPVLLHMNDLRVVNDRFIRDTPHNLRDLAVDQSKITFNDDRSKCLHEIVSFVANNNLLGIIFPYDLLMICRPLISAIRGHGLLLIGSCPTSNDAILNDNSINGILQGRELNFTKSVEM